Proteins co-encoded in one Methanosarcinales archaeon genomic window:
- the ruvC gene encoding crossover junction endodeoxyribonuclease RuvC yields MIIIGIDPGLATVGFGVIQKRDEKIIPVSYGCIRTSAEKNTSERLLEIYNETNALFEKYNPQTVAIEKLFFNKNVTSAMRVSEARGVILLAAQQKQIPVFEYTPAQIKQAITGTGNADKLQMQEMITRILGLDELPRPDDAADGLSIALCHIHIMR; encoded by the coding sequence ATTATCGGAATCGATCCAGGACTTGCAACCGTGGGTTTTGGAGTCATACAAAAAAGAGACGAAAAAATTATCCCTGTAAGTTATGGATGTATTCGAACATCTGCTGAAAAAAACACATCTGAGCGCCTACTGGAGATCTATAACGAGACCAATGCACTTTTTGAGAAGTATAATCCGCAAACTGTCGCTATTGAAAAACTTTTTTTCAATAAAAATGTCACCTCTGCAATGAGGGTAAGTGAAGCAAGAGGTGTGATATTACTTGCGGCACAACAGAAACAAATACCTGTATTTGAATATACACCGGCTCAAATCAAGCAGGCTATAACAGGTACCGGAAATGCGGATAAACTACAGATGCAGGAGATGATAACAAGGATTCTGGGTCTTGACGAACTTCCCCGACCTGATGATGCGGCTGATGGTCTTTCGATTGCTTTATGTCATATACATATAATGAGATGA